The DNA window GTAGCCGGCAGTGGCACGCGCTAGCTGACGGTAGACCGCTTTGAACTCATACGAGGATCCAGGTGACCGACGCACCTCAAGCTGTGTCGTCCTGAGCGACCACGCGCGAGCAGAGCGAGTAAGTGGGAGTCGAAGGATCCCGAGAATGTTTGTCCTCACCATGCCGCGTCAGTGAGTTCTCATCAAGCACTCAGATTCAAACTCGTCAATTCTGTTGGCCTCGCTCATAGCCGCTTACCAACTCTGAATTCGCCGGACTGCAAAAGTAGCGCAGATCGAGTCGCCAATGTACATCCGGCGAGAGGGGCATTTTGAAGGCTGGCATGACGGTGATTAGGGACCGGATTTGGTAAAAAGTACACGCTGACCGTGCGTCAGCAATATGTAAGTTAATGAAAAAACACTGCTTACACTGGCAATCGTATTGCAACATCATTACCGGCAGTTCCCCCGCTGCCGGGAGTACGTATGAAGGGCTCAAGGATTTCCAAGTTCCTGCTGTTTCCGCTGTTGAGTGTTCTGGCGATTGCCGGTTGCAAAGGCGTTGAGGCGAACCAGCCCGCCGCCGGGGCGGACGCGTCCAGTTCGCAACAGTTGCCGTTCACTGGAAACAAGCCGCTGGTGGTCCCAGCGAATTCCACGATTTACATCCGCCTGCAGGAGCCTATTTCCAGCGCTACCGCGCGCGAAGGCCAAACCTTTAACGCCGTGCTGGACCAGCCGCTGGTGGTGGACAACCAGACCATTGCGCCGGAGGGCGCGGGAGTGACCGGGACGGTTCTGGCGGTGCGCGAATCGGGACGCCTGCACAACGCCGGCTACCTGCGGATCACATTGACGTCCATTACTCTGAACGGCAAGCCAACACCGCTGCAGACCAACAGCGTGTTCATGGGTGGCGACCGGAAACACAACATCGCCATCATGAGCAGCGGCAAAGGCGGGGTCCGTTTGCTGGACGCGTTGGCCGGCAGCAAGAGCGTGACCGTCAGCAAAGCGGACGGAACTCCCGGAAGCGGCGGCAAGAAGCAAGTAGGTTTTGCGGCGGACGATCGCCTGGGTTTCCGGCTGACCCAGCCGCTAAGCATTAGTTAGGCTTGCTTACGCTGCCGCAGGGCCCTTGGCTTTGGTAATGGTCTTGGCTGGCGCTGTCAGCGTGGCCCTGAGGATGCGGTTTCTTTCCCGCTTTTTCGCTTGCGTCCGATTGCGTGAGTTCTCCCGTGCATTGAGCTTTGGCATTCGCAGGACTCCATTCTTTCTCATCTTTGATCCTACGCTGTTGCAGGGGTGCGTGCCGGTAATTCGGGATTTTTGACTGCGGCAGGCCGGGGTGAGATCGTGGTAAGCCAACGCCAGCGCATCCGGCGTGTCGGCATCGTCCGAACACCATGGCCCACGCGCCTTTCTTGAAATCCTTGGTTTTGACCAGCTTCGCCGGCGTCCCCCATACCGGCGCCACCTGCCTGTCTACATAGGTCTGCATTGCGGCGATCAACTTGTCAAAGTCAACGTCCAAGGCAGGAGTGGGGCAGGCGGTATCGCCTGCCCTCCCCTTGCGGATGCCCGCGTTTGACCAACTACTTACCCAGAAGCGGATTGATGTGTTTCTTGGCGACCTTGGCGGTCTCAAGTGCGGCTGGTACCCCTGCACGGTGGCCCCCGAAGCAGCCTTTGATTCCTCCTGCTGCTTCGTATCCCTGGATTCCTGCCATCCAACTGCCGCTAAGGTTGGCCGCATAAACCAAGTTCGGAGTGTCGTTGAAAGTCCATGTAACGAGTCCTTCAACCTGGAACCACCGTCCACTGTGTACGAACGGGGCGGGCGAAGTCCAAGTGCCGTCCGCATTGAAGGTCTGATTGAACGAACCGGTGATGCTGCCGTCGCATCCCCAATCCGTAGTTAATGACCAAGAGCCAACAACGTTTGCCATAATTTCTTCCTTTCTTGTTCTATTGTGACCCACCTCCGGTTTCCGTTGCAGCGTGAGCAGCAAGAATTGCAGGTCGCGTAAACCTGAGATTCCCGTTTTGAACTACTGCCAAAATCGCCGGAATTGAACACCCAACGCCAAGGATGGCTGAGGTCTGCGCTTTCTTGTGGTGGATGGGGCCCCCTGCGTCGCGCGCGGCACTGAGTAGAGCGCTACTCTGACGTAAGACAGAGAACCAGCCAAAGATGGGCCACGCGCCTGGGCCACCTACGCTGTTGCAGGGATGGCTGGCAATGTTGCAAACTTTATTTGAAAAGGCTGCCAAAGCACGCTAAACTCTGGGCGATGAGCGCCAGCCACGCCAAATCGCTGTTTTTCGTGCTGATTGTGCTGGTGGCACTCTTGTTCTTTTTCCCTTCGTCCGATGGCGGCTTCCAGTCCAGGAACGGCCCCACCACTCCGGTCAATAGCTTGCGTCTCGCCTTGGCTGGTCTTTTTCTCTTGCTCGCCGCCGGAAGGATTACAGCTTCTTGCTTACGACCAAGTCATCTGGTCCTGGCAGATTTGTTCTCGGCCCTGCTCCGCCCCCCTGACGCCGTGACCAGCGGCATCTCCCTCCGCTGCTGATTTCTTTCTCCTTGTGGTCCACGCCGGCGCGTTCCTACGCCGGAATTTGACCTTTTTTTCTTTCGCGAGCTCTTTTTTCGCGAACAAGGAGGATTCCACCGTGTCGAACAACGGTCATGTGAATGGCAAGTCTAGAAAGTCCATACGCGCCCTGAGAATTGTGGGGCGGCAAAAGAACTTGCTGTTGATTCAAGTTGAAGGAAAGCTGGTTCGCATCTCGGGCCAGCGTCTTCGCCTAAAAGGAAAGCCGCGTTACCATGTGCCGCCTGACTGCGATCCCACGATGTGGTAGCTTTTCACGGTTGCACGAAACGTGCTTCTGGCAAGATTCTGGGGGGAGTGGTTGCAGGTAATCGCTCCTTCCTTCTTCGCTTTCCCTTACACTACCGGACCCCTTCAATCGTCGGCGGTTGCGGAGTTCCTTCGGCTTTCAAGTCGCGCAGTAGCCGGTCAAAGGCTTTCTTGTATTTGTCATGGTTCTTCCAATCGCGGAAGTCGCCGATGTCCTTATGTTTGTTCAACCGGGCCAATGGGCTTGTTCAGGGCGGCAACAAGTTTGTTGAGGGCATTCTGATAGGCGTTTGGATTTCTCCAATGCCGAAAATCTCCGACTACTTTGCTCAACACATCTGCCTTGCGAGGGTGATCCCATTTTCCAAGAAGATAATCATCAATTCTGATGGGAAACAGGACGCTCCTTTTCTCTTTGTCCTCACGCTGTAGGGCGCGCTCAATTTCACGGATGACCGGTTCGCTCTGAAGCGAGTTTTCGGAGCAAACTACCACTAACTTGTCATACGTCTTGATTGAGCTATCAATCTCACCCCAGATAGACTCGCCCCATTTGGCATCCTCGGGGAAATACCAACATCGAACCCCACTTGACCTGAGGCCTTGATTGATTTTGGCTGCAAAATCTGCATCTTTGCTGGAGTGGCTGATGAAACAGGAGTAGAACTCGATTCCTGACCACGTAAGAGATTTTATGTATGAGAGGAAATGTTCGGGTACACCGACACCACGCAGGAAATCTCTTGGAATGTTACCTCCTGAAAGGAATAGGGTATCCAAGCCAATACTTGAGGGAGTCTCGTGCTTAACTGTCTCAAGACCAATGACACCGCTCAGATCCAGGGCTGACAGCAATGTGTATCCCATGGTACTGTCGGTTACGTCTGCTCCTTGGAGAATCGAACCGCTGAGATTTGCACCTCGAAGATCCGAGTTGCGTAAGTTGGCTCTCAGAAGACTCGTTCCGGCTAGATTCGATGATGTGAGGTAGGAATCGCTGAAGTCGGCATCAATCAGGCTGGCCATTGCAAGATTGGCGAGCGTGAGATTTGCGTGCCTCAGTTTGGCGCCACGTAGCCCCGCTTTTATCAGATTTGCTTCATGAAAATAGGAGTTTTCGAGATCAGCTTCAACGAAGCTCGCATTTTTGCAGTTTGCATATCCAAATCTAGCTGCGGAAAGATTTGCTCTCCCAAACTTGGCATTGTGGAGGTCTGCGCAAGTGAAGATTGCCCGTCTCACCTGTGCCTCACTCAGGTTTGCTTCGCTGAGGTCTGCCTGGGCCATATTTGCGTCGTCTAGGTTGGCATTGATCAGATTTGCGAAGCTAAAATCTGCCCCGCTTAAATCCGTCGGGGCTCCAGGATTGTGGTTTTTCCATTCGTTCCAAGCCTCTACACCTCGCTCTTGCAGAATTCTGATCAGCGCTTCATCTGCCATAATTTGCTTTCGTGTTATTCAGTCCAGCAACATGGATTGTAGCAAGTGGCAAGAAGCGCGGTTGCCCAGTTCCATTGCGGCGCTAAGAGCGGTATTCGACGATCCGTCCCCTGCGCTTTCCTGCGCGCGCACCTTCGGCACAAAGGGATTTTGGATCAATGTACTCTTTCCTTCTTGCTAAGGCGAATAAAATAAGGTATTATGTTGAGATTTTCGTTGTCGCCAAAATGGCGACCGGGTGCGTCGAGCGCCTGGAAGGGATCTTTGAAAAATAAGCAGTTAGCAAATTAGCAATCAGCATTCAGCCAAGGCAAGAAGCTGGGCCTTGCTGATTGGGCCCGATTGGGATCGGCTGCGTGTAAGTCCTTTGTTTATTGGGACCATTGGGATGAATAGGGAGGGGTGGGGGTATCCCAATGGGATTTGCCATGACCCGTCGAAATTGCCAAAAAGTGACGATTGAGAAGCCTGCGCCTATCGCCGGGGATGAGTGGAGCTAAGTCTTTATTTTCCGGGGATGAAGGGGGATGGGAGGGGTATGGCAAACATCGCCGAAACTGGTTCGCTGAGGCGCAGGCGAGGGCGCCTGCGGTCCACGGAGAAAGAAATTACTCGCTCGTAAAGTAATCCACCGCTACCGGGCTTTCGAACAGCGAGTAATCGCGAGTAACCACGGTGATGCCGGATTCGGTGACCACGTAGTTGCGCGCGTCTTCTTCCGGGTCAAAGCCGATGACCGTGCCTTCCGGGATGTGGACGTCGCGGTCCAGAATGGCGCGGCGGATGCGGCAGTGGCGGCCGATGTTGACGTGGGAAAAGATGATGCTGGCGTCCACTTCAGAGAACGAATTCACGCGCACGTCGGGCGAGAGCACGCTGTTCTTGACCGAGCCGCCGGAGAGGATGCAGCCCGGGCAAACGATGGAGTCAATGGCCATGCCGGTGCGCCCGGGCTCGCCGAAGACGAACTTGGCCGGCGGGTACTGCCTCTGGTGCGTGCGGATGGGCCACTCTTTGTCATACAGATTAAAGACCGGCGAGACGGCCACCAGGTCCATGTTGGCTTCGTAATAGGCTTCCAGCGTGCCGACGTCGCGCCAGTAGAGAGCTTCTTTGCGGTTTTCGTCAATAAAGTTGAAGGAGTAGAGCTTGTAGTGGTCCAGGATCTTGGGCAGGATGTCTTTGCCAAAGTCATGCGACGAGTTGGCGTCTTCCGCGTCCTTCAGGAGCACCGGCAGCAGCACGTCAGTATTGAAAAGATAGACGCCCATGGAGCCGGAGACCGCATCCGGGTTATAGGGCGAACGCAGAGTGGTGGTTGCGGGCTTCTCCTCAAATCCGATAATGCGGCCGGTTCGGTCAATATCCACCACGCCGAAGCGCGAGCAGTCGCCGGGATCAATCAAGATGGTGGCCAGCGTGACGTCAGCCCCGGAGGCTTCGTGCTGGTCCAGCATGCGCTGGTAGTTCATCTTGTAGATGTGGTCGCCGGAAAGAATCAGCACATGCTTGGGCTGCTCGGAGCCAATGGAGTAGATGTTCTGGTAGACGGCGTCGGCGGTGCCCAGGTACCAGCTGTCGCTTACGCGCTTCATGGGCGGCATCACTTCAATGAATTCGCCCAACTCGCGCGCCACCACGGTGCCCCAGCCTTCGCGGATGTGGCGGTTCAGGGACAGCGCCTTGTACTGGGTGAGAATGTAAACCTTGCGCAGGTCGGAGTTGATGCAGTTGGAAAGTGTGATGTCAATGATGCGGTAGTTGCCGCCAAAGACCACGGCCGGCTTGGCGCGGTCGCGCGTGAGGGGATACAGGCGCTCTCCGGCGCCGCCTGCCAGCAAGACTCCAAGTGTGCTCTTCATAGCGTGACGGGTAAGAAGATGCTGGTTCCCGACAAAAGACACATGCGAACTGTAAATGCTAACAGAAAAGGAAAAACGCCATGCGGACGGTCCATGGCGGCGATGATGTTCAGACCGAAGAAAACTCTACGCCGCATCGTCAATGAGGATGTGGAGCGACTTGAGGAAGCGCGCATCATGGGCGGTAACCGGCCACCTCGTGAGACGGTCTTCCCGGGACGGAGGTGCAATTCTGTCCGGCGGCCAAGCCAGCTTCTCGTCATCGCCCCGGACATCGTCCAGCTTCTCGAGAAAATGCGGGCCGGCGCTGGCCTCCAGGACCAGATAGACGTCGTAGCCTTCTTCTTTGATCCTGGCGAGCGCTTGGCTGATCTGGTCGGACTCGGCGAGCGAACTGTTGATAGCGTCGCTCAATTCCTTCATCAGGCGGTTCATTCGGAAATTCACACCACACCTCTGCGTGCGTTGTTGTCCAGTCTCTATTCCCTAAGATGCCGGCACACGCGCGGGCGTTTTGCCGGTAGGCTAAAAGGCGCCGATTTTCGGGCTACAATAGTGCAAAATGCCGGACATTTCCGCCGCCAAGAAGCCACCTCAGAAACGCGACCGACTGCTCCACGCCATCCTTGCCGGGGGAAAGACCCTGGTGGTTTCCTTTGCCAAGACCCTCTATGCCCTGTGGCTGGAGGTAACCGGCCTGATGTTCGCGATTTTTGCCGTGATGGGGGGCTCCAGGTTGTTCGCGCAGTACACCAAGGACCATTTTGCCGACCGGAAACGGTTCTGGGTCATCCTGGCGTTCACCGTGGTTTGTGCCTGGTTTACACTGGTTTCCTTTACCCGGGCCAAGAAGACCAGAAAGAGTTAGGGCCGCCAGGTTTGCGCGGCCGCCGCCCTTGGGTTCTTTGCTGAAATGAGCGTTTTTCTCCGTCTCCTGCATCTAATGTTCATCGTCTCTGGTTCACATGCCTGACGACATAAAACTCGTGGTCGAAGCAGGGCAGCCGAAGGCGCGTAAGGCGGAGCCGTGCATGCCGTCCGACGCCGGGCCTGCCGCCGTGGTCGTGCCTCATGCGCTTTACACCCCGGCCAACCTGCAGGACTGGGATTATGATCGCGACGTCGGCTATCCCGGCGAGTTTCCTTTTACCCGCGGCGTGCAACCCACCATGTATCGCGGACGCCTGTGGACCATGCGCCAGTACGCCGGCATGGGTGACGCCGAAGAATCCAACAAACGTTACAAATACCTGCTGAGCAACGGCACCACCGGGCTTTCCGTGGCCTTTGATTTGCCCACGCAGATCGGCATGGACTCTGACCACGAGATGGCCAACGGGGAAGTCGGCAAAGTGGGAGTGGCCATTGATTCCGTTGAGGACATGCAGCGGCTGTTTGACGGCATCAATCTGGAGAAGATCTCCACGTCCATGACCATCAACGCCACCGCGTCCATTCTGCTGGCGTTGTACGTTGCGGTGGCCCGGCGGTCGGGGGCCAGCGTCCGCCGGCTGAGCGGCACGGTGCAGAATGACGTGTTGAAGGAATACATCGCCCGCGGGACATACATTTATCCGCCGCGGCAGGCCTTGCGCATCATCACGGACATGTTTGCCTATGCCAATGAGCACATGCCGGAGTGGAATCCCATCTCCATTTCCGGATATCACATGCGCGAAGCCGGCTGCACCGCGGTGCAGGAAGTGGCGTTCACGCTGGGCAACGCCATCGCTTACGTGGACGCGGCCCTCAGCGCCGGGCTGGACGTGGACACGTTTGCTCCGCGACTCTCTTTCTTCTTCAACGCGCACAACAATTTTCTGGAAGAAGTGGCCAAGTTCCGCGCGGCGCGGCGGATGTGGGCTCGCCTCATGAAAGAAAGGTTCGGAGCGCAGAACCCGCGCTCCATGATGCTGCGCTTCCATACCCAGACGGCCGGTTCCACGCTCACGGCGCAGCAGCCGGAAAACAACATCGTCCGCACCGCCTTGCAGGCCATGGCTGCGGTGGTGGGGGGAACGCAGTCCCTGCACACCAACGGGTTCGATGAAGCTCTGGGCCTGCCCACCGAAAACGCCGCGCGCATTGCGCTGCGCACGCAGCAGATCATCGGCTATGAAACCGGCGCGGCGAACACGGTTGATCCGCTGGCCGGCTCGTACTATATCGAGTCGCTGACCAATGAGATTGAACAGCGCGCCCAGGCCTATCTGGACAAAGTGGACGCCCTGGGCGGCACGCTGAAGGCCATCGAAAAAGGCTACATCCAGCAGGAAATCCAGAACGCCGCGTATGATGTCCAGCAGGCGGTGGACCGGCTGGAGCAGGTGGTGGTGGGCGTGAACCGCTTCCAGAGCGAGGGCGACAAATCTATTCCCATCCAGAGAATTGACGAAGACCTGGAGCGCCGCCAGGTGGAGCGCCTGCGGGCCCTGCGCGCTCGACGCGACCAGTCAACCTGGGAAGCCGGGCTGCGCGGGGTGGAAGAGGCCGCCCGCTCGGGCGCCAACCTGATGCCGTATATCGTTCAAGCGGTGGAAAGCTATTGCACGGTAGGGGAGATTTCTGACGCGCTCAGAAAGGTGTTTGGGGAGTATCAGGAGACGGTGGTGATCTGAAAGAGATTGCCAAAATCGCCGGAATTGCCAAAATTGATGATTGAGAGCGGAATTGATAATCCCGCGCCGCTTCGATTCGCCCTTAATGGAGACCCGCTCGTTCCCTCGGTTGGAAATACAGCGAATTGAGCGAGGGTGGGGCATGAGGAATGGCACGTTGTTGTGTTTGCGGTATAGTGGGGCCGTGGGTGTTGTCCAAACGCAGCCTAATCCCTCGACGGAGTTTCCCGGTGTTCACCAATGTTTCATCTCAGTCTCGCCCGCCTAGTCGGGAGCGCCGGCGACCCTCCGGCACTGAAAGAATGAAAACGGGCTCGCCACGTCTCAGCTTTGCACCTGTTAAAAGGTTGAAGAAGACACAGAGGAAGAAGACTCAGTAAGAGGTTACGCCAGAAATGAAGCGCGTTTTACTATGGGGAGCATTGCTGATTCTTCTTGTCCTCCTTGTTGCGCGTGGCCCTCAAGAATTGGATGATGCTGGTTGGATTCCTCACAAGCTTCAGACTGACGTGATGTTGAACGGCGATTGGATGCTCGGAGAATCTAGGGTGTGCGATGCTTTGGCATTCAATGTTGTTGCACCGAGAATTAACGAGCTAGAATGCGTCGTTGGTGATCCAGATGTAACACAGGTGAGCCGCCACTCATTCCCTGTCAAGTATTGGGGTAAGGTCAAGCGCCCAAAGATTTTCAGTGGACCATATCCGTCCGGGTATCATCAGCTTAAGTGGGAGTGGCGTTGCCAGCGTCAAGCAGCCCGTCTGGTATGTTGGGCACTGAATTAGTGACTATCAGAAAACCAGAAAACGCTACTTGGCACGATGGACAACGTCCTTCTATTGTGCCGTCATTGAGTTCCTTTGTGACGAGCACTTGTGTGCTGCCGCAGGTGCAATTGGCTGGAACTATCATCCAAACCAGTTTAAGCGTTTTCCACTCGCAAGATATGGCCCTCTGCCCCACTGCCAAATTCTGTCACCCGTAAGTCCATGAACCTTAGTGGACGAAGCCTGATTGACAATTTCTGTCACCCGGCACACAATCGCCACTGCCGACGTTTTTCCTGCTGATGATCTTTGGCTTGCAATCCCAGCCACTTTGCGGAAAGCGCCCTTGAGTTAAATTTTCATTCCAGGAAACAGACGGAATTCTATGTCCCAAAGGCTTGGCGATCTTCTGGTCAAAG is part of the Terriglobia bacterium genome and encodes:
- a CDS encoding toll/interleukin-1 receptor domain-containing protein, whose amino-acid sequence is MADEALIRILQERGVEAWNEWKNHNPGAPTDLSGADFSFANLINANLDDANMAQADLSEANLSEAQVRRAIFTCADLHNAKFGRANLSAARFGYANCKNASFVEADLENSYFHEANLIKAGLRGAKLRHANLTLANLAMASLIDADFSDSYLTSSNLAGTSLLRANLRNSDLRGANLSGSILQGADVTDSTMGYTLLSALDLSGVIGLETVKHETPSSIGLDTLFLSGGNIPRDFLRGVGVPEHFLSYIKSLTWSGIEFYSCFISHSSKDADFAAKINQGLRSSGVRCWYFPEDAKWGESIWGEIDSSIKTYDKLVVVCSENSLQSEPVIREIERALQREDKEKRSVLFPIRIDDYLLGKWDHPRKADVLSKVVGDFRHWRNPNAYQNALNKLVAALNKPIGPVEQT
- the glgC gene encoding glucose-1-phosphate adenylyltransferase — translated: MKSTLGVLLAGGAGERLYPLTRDRAKPAVVFGGNYRIIDITLSNCINSDLRKVYILTQYKALSLNRHIREGWGTVVARELGEFIEVMPPMKRVSDSWYLGTADAVYQNIYSIGSEQPKHVLILSGDHIYKMNYQRMLDQHEASGADVTLATILIDPGDCSRFGVVDIDRTGRIIGFEEKPATTTLRSPYNPDAVSGSMGVYLFNTDVLLPVLLKDAEDANSSHDFGKDILPKILDHYKLYSFNFIDENRKEALYWRDVGTLEAYYEANMDLVAVSPVFNLYDKEWPIRTHQRQYPPAKFVFGEPGRTGMAIDSIVCPGCILSGGSVKNSVLSPDVRVNSFSEVDASIIFSHVNIGRHCRIRRAILDRDVHIPEGTVIGFDPEEDARNYVVTESGITVVTRDYSLFESPVAVDYFTSE
- a CDS encoding methylmalonyl-CoA mutase; the encoded protein is MPDDIKLVVEAGQPKARKAEPCMPSDAGPAAVVVPHALYTPANLQDWDYDRDVGYPGEFPFTRGVQPTMYRGRLWTMRQYAGMGDAEESNKRYKYLLSNGTTGLSVAFDLPTQIGMDSDHEMANGEVGKVGVAIDSVEDMQRLFDGINLEKISTSMTINATASILLALYVAVARRSGASVRRLSGTVQNDVLKEYIARGTYIYPPRQALRIITDMFAYANEHMPEWNPISISGYHMREAGCTAVQEVAFTLGNAIAYVDAALSAGLDVDTFAPRLSFFFNAHNNFLEEVAKFRAARRMWARLMKERFGAQNPRSMMLRFHTQTAGSTLTAQQPENNIVRTALQAMAAVVGGTQSLHTNGFDEALGLPTENAARIALRTQQIIGYETGAANTVDPLAGSYYIESLTNEIEQRAQAYLDKVDALGGTLKAIEKGYIQQEIQNAAYDVQQAVDRLEQVVVGVNRFQSEGDKSIPIQRIDEDLERRQVERLRALRARRDQSTWEAGLRGVEEAARSGANLMPYIVQAVESYCTVGEISDALRKVFGEYQETVVI